A region from the Wansuia hejianensis genome encodes:
- a CDS encoding biotin/lipoyl-binding carrier protein: protein MKTYTITVNGNVYNVTVEEGTTAGAAAPAPKAAVPAAAPKAAPAPAPAPAPKAAAPAGAAGSVEITASVPGKICKIEAKAGQAVKSGDTVVILEAMKMEIPVVAPQDGTIASVNVAAGDAVESGDVLATMD from the coding sequence ATGAAGACTTACACAATTACAGTAAATGGCAATGTATATAATGTGACCGTAGAAGAGGGAACCACTGCCGGTGCAGCAGCTCCGGCCCCAAAAGCAGCAGTCCCGGCAGCCGCCCCAAAAGCAGCTCCGGCCCCGGCGCCAGCCCCGGCCCCAAAAGCAGCGGCTCCGGCAGGTGCGGCAGGTTCAGTGGAGATAACAGCTTCTGTTCCGGGAAAAATCTGCAAGATAGAGGCGAAAGCAGGGCAGGCTGTCAAGAGTGGCGACACAGTTGTCATTCTCGAGGCGATGAAGATGGAAATCCCGGTTGTGGCTCCGCAGGACGGTACGATTGCAAGTGTTAATGTGGCAGCAGGAGATGCTGTTGAATCCGGTGATGTATTGGCAACGATGGATTGA